The DNA sequence CCGGTGCCGATGCAAGCATCGGTGCTGCGGAGGGCGCCGCGCACACCCGGAGGACTGTTGACGTAGGCGCGGTCGGCGAGGCGGAGCGCTTCCTGCATCCGTTGCTGCAGGCGCAGGTTGTTGGCGTCGACCGAGGCCGTGCTCGCGAAGATAGCATCGATCTCCTCGAGCGAGCGCCGCCATTCCGCCAGTGGCACCCGGACCTGTTCCTGGATAGCTTCGTGCAGCGCCCTGGCCGCCGCGGGCGGCGCGATCGACTCCAGCGTCCGCAACTCGGACTCAGCAATTGGGATAAGCGCCGACCACAGGCTCTGAGCGCGCGAGCGCCGCTCCTCCAGCGAGAGCCTCGTGGGGTCAACCATCGCCTCAGGCACACGCGCGGCAGCCACCTGGGACACCTGGATGGCGAGACATACTCGCTCCGCCCAGGCCAGTTCGGCGGGAGTAGGCGTCGGGTTCGCTGGTAGCGAGACGCCCGGCGTGGGCGTTACCGGGGGATCGCGGTCTGAGCCACACGCGAACCCGGCCACGCACGTGGCGAGCAAGGCCAGTCGCGCGCACCACCTCATGGCGGCGCAATCCTACTGCCGGCCGGCAAGCCTCACAAGCGCCGCAACGGCACTGTCCGAACGTCCGGATGGCGCTAAACTTGGCTCATGGCAGGGCCAAAGGCCAGACAGTCGTTCGAAGAGCTATACAGGCAACTCGAGGAGACGGTATCGAAGCTGGAACAGGGCGGCCTCAGCCTCGACGATTCCCTCGAGGCCTACGAGGCCGCCGTGACCCTTGCCCGCCAGTGCCAGCGCCTGCTCGACGAAGCCGAGCTCCGCATCACGAAGTTGCGTGAGAGCTTTCAGGTCGCCGAGCCGTCAATCGAATACGATGCCGGTGCGACTGCCGAGGAGGAGGAGTGAGGCAGGAGTCCTTGCCCGAAGGCGCCTACAGCGGAGCGCGACCCCGGGGTGAGTACGGCCAGGTGACGGCAGAAGCCGATAGCCGACCAGCCGAAAGCCGATAGCCAAGCAATGCCCCGCCTTCGTGCCGACCTTCACACCCATAGCCACTACTCGCGCGACTCCGTCCTGTCGCCGGAGGCGTACGTCCAGGCATGCATCCGCAAGGGGATCACCTGCGCCGCCGTCACCGACCACAACGAGATCGAGGGCGCCATCGTGATCGCGCGCCTCGCGGAGAAGATGGCGCCGGGTAAGCTGAAGGTGATAACGGGGGAGGAGATCAAGACCCGCGACGGCGAGATCATCGGCCTCTTCCTGAAAGAGCTTGTCCCGCGGGGCATGAGCGCCGAGGAGACGGTCCGCGCGATCAAGGAGCAGGGCGGCGTGGCCACGATCCCGCACCCCTTCGACGTCTTCCGGCGAAACGTGATCAAGCGCGACGTCCTTGACCGGATCGTGCCGCTGGTCGATGCGGTCGAGGGCTACAACTGCCGCAACATTCTCCCCCAGCACGACACCCGGGCCCGCGAGGTGGCGGCCGCGGCGGGCAAGCCTTTCAGCGTCGGGTCAGACTCGCACTCCCGCTGGGAGATGGGCGGCGTGCACATGGAGATGGATGACTTCGAGACGCCGGAGGAGTTCGTCCAGGCGCTGGCGCGCGGGCGCGTGAGCTTCCGGCGCTCGCTGCCGATGGTGCACTGGATCAGCACCTACGCGAAGGCGCGCTGGCGCCTCGGGCTGCGGCCGAGCTATCCCCACTCCGTGCCTCGAGGACCCGGCGACGGTGTCCGGCAGGAGCAGGCCGTTCAGGCTGACGCCACCAGAGACCGCGGGCCATGACGCTGCGCATCGGCTGGTTTGCGACCGCGCGCGGGACGACCTCTGCGAAGCTGCTACGCGCCGCGCTCGAAGCTATCGACGCGGGCATGGACGCTCGCATCAGCTTCGTGTTCTCGAACCGGGATCCCGGCGACTTCGAGAACACGGACCGCTTCTTCGACGAAGTCCGTGCGGCAGGCATCCCGCTCGTAACGCTCTCCAACACGAAGTTTCGCCGCAGAGTCGGCGGCAAGCCGTCACGCGAAGGCGAACCGCTGCCGGAATGGCGGCGCGAATACGACGCCGAAATCGCGAAGCTGGTCGAGCCTTACGGCTTCGACCTCGGCGTTGCCGCCGGCTACATGCTCATCTTCACGGACGTGCTCTATCAGCGCTGGCCGCTCATCAACCTCCACGGCGCGGCGCCGGACGGCCCCATCGGGGTCTGGCAGGACGTCGTCTGGCAGCTCATCGAGCAGCGGGCAAGCGAGAGCGGCGTGCTGATCTTCCTCGCGGACGGCAACCTGGACCGGGGCCCGGTGGTCACGTACTGCCGCTACTCCCTGCGCGGCCCCGGCATCGACGAGCTATGGGCGAAGGTCGGCGACAGGACGGTCGCGGAGATCAAGTCAGCGGAAGGCGAGGACAACCCCTT is a window from the Dehalococcoidia bacterium genome containing:
- a CDS encoding formyltransferase family protein, with the translated sequence MTLRIGWFATARGTTSAKLLRAALEAIDAGMDARISFVFSNRDPGDFENTDRFFDEVRAAGIPLVTLSNTKFRRRVGGKPSREGEPLPEWRREYDAEIAKLVEPYGFDLGVAAGYMLIFTDVLYQRWPLINLHGAAPDGPIGVWQDVVWQLIEQRASESGVLIFLADGNLDRGPVVTYCRYSLRGPGIDELWAKVGDRTVAEIKSAEGEDNPLFQEVRARGVAREIPLLVETLRGFADGRFRIRSVPGGFEVTDAEGRPLAGVDLSQRVEELVAGSPGLAAPETPAAPGP
- the xseB gene encoding exodeoxyribonuclease VII small subunit codes for the protein MAGPKARQSFEELYRQLEETVSKLEQGGLSLDDSLEAYEAAVTLARQCQRLLDEAELRITKLRESFQVAEPSIEYDAGATAEEEE
- a CDS encoding PHP domain-containing protein produces the protein MPRLRADLHTHSHYSRDSVLSPEAYVQACIRKGITCAAVTDHNEIEGAIVIARLAEKMAPGKLKVITGEEIKTRDGEIIGLFLKELVPRGMSAEETVRAIKEQGGVATIPHPFDVFRRNVIKRDVLDRIVPLVDAVEGYNCRNILPQHDTRAREVAAAAGKPFSVGSDSHSRWEMGGVHMEMDDFETPEEFVQALARGRVSFRRSLPMVHWISTYAKARWRLGLRPSYPHSVPRGPGDGVRQEQAVQADATRDRGP